The Desulfococcus multivorans DNA window GATCGCCCGCAATTCCAATCCCTACGACCGGATTCTGGTGCCCTTCAACGGCACCGCCATGGCCGCACTGGCACTGGAGACCGCCGTCGGCCTGGCGGAGCAGATCGGTGCTCTCGTGGACGCCGCCGTGGTTCAGGAGCCCGATTTCATCCACGGCGAATCCCGGGAATCCTGGAGCGACAAAACCTTCAAAAAGGTCCGGGAGATCAGTCACATCCATAAGGTGAAAATCGGGGAAATCGAATGCCGCGGCAACCCGGTCAAGGAAATCACCGCCCTGGCGGAAAGATATCAGCTGATGGTGGTCGGCAGCACCAATCCCCAGAAGGAGCTGCTCACCCCTCACGTGGGCGAACTGCTTGTCGAGCGGACCCCCTGCTCGGTGCTCATCCTGGCGTCGGGAGCCCCATGATCACCTCTCAGCAGACCGCCCTTCTCCTGGTTGTTCTGGCCATCCTGATCGTGCCCGGCATCAGCAGGATCCTCCGGGTGCCGTCCATGGTGGTGGAGATCATCTTCGGCGTCATCCTGGGCAAGAGCGTGCTGAAACTGGAATTCACCGGCGAATGGCTCCCGTTCCTGGCCCATCTGGGATTTCTGCTCCTCATGTTTCGGGCGGGAATGGAGATTGATTTCACCATGCTGAAACGACAGAGTCGGGGGCAGCTTATGTTTCAGGTACTCTTTTTCATGGTCACCCTGGGACTGGCGACCCTGGCGGCGACACTCCTTTCCCGCGGTTTTTTCGTAGCCCTCATGCTCTCCACCACTTCCTTAGGCCTGGTGATGCCCACCCTGAGGGAAACGGGAATGAGCCGGACCCCCATGGGCCAGGACATCCTGATCGCCGCCACCCTGGCCGACTTCATGACCCTCTTCGGCATTACCTTCTATGTCCTTTACATCCGTCAGGGCATCGACTGGCGTTTTTTCCTTCCCATCCCGCTGTTTCTGGGGTTCGGGATTCTGCTGCGGATAGGCCGCGTCTGGGTCTGGTGGCATCCGGCCGGGGCCGAGCGGATTCTCGGCATTCAGGAGGACGCCCAGGAGATCGGCGTCCGCCTCTCCATGGCCCTGCTCTTTCTGTTTGTGGCCCTGTCGGAACTGGCCCACCTGGAGCCCGTTCTGGGAGCGTTCCTTGGCGGCAGCCTCCTGGCCTATATCTTCCGGGAAAAACCGCTGTTGGAGACCAAGCTTTCGGCCATGGGGTTCGGTTTTCTGATCCCGGTCTTCTTCATCCACGTGGGCATGCAGTTCGATCTGACCCACATCATGAAGCCCGAGATGATCCTGTTTTCCCTCAAACTGTTGGGCGCTGCCGTCACGGTCAAGATGGCTCCCGCGGCGCTCCTTTTGTTCCGGGGGCGAAAACCGAGGGAAGTCTTTCAGGCCGGCGTTCTCCTCTCCTCGCGTCTCAGCCTCATCATCGCCGCTGCGGCCATCGGTGTCGAAAACAACTTGATCAAACCCGAAATCAAGGATGCCGTGGTCTTCATGGCCCTCGTCACCTGTTTCTTAGGGCCGACCCTCTTCAAGCTCATCACGCCCACGGTCGGAAGCGGCGGCCCGAACGACGTCGTAAAATAGGCGATATCGTCCAACCCTCCGGGCCGTCATCCCGCCGCCTGCACCGCTTACGGCGACAGCGCCGCCATCATGAAGGCATACTGGGCTCTCAGGTCACCGATTTCCTGGGCCCAGAACCGGTCGCCGCCCCAGTCCGGATACTCGGCCTGGAACCGGGCGTCGGCCCGCTGCATGGCGCACCAGGCCGTGAAATAGATCATCCGCATGGCTCTCAGTCCCTCGATCAGAAACGCCCAGCGGTGATCCGCGTCGCGGAACCGACGATACCCCGAAAGCAACAGCTGCAAAAAACGGTCGGAAGCCGGGTAGCGGTCCGGCAGGAGCAGCCAGAAATCCTGGACCGGAACACCGTTCATCATGTCGTCGAAATCGATCACCATGAGGCCGTCGTCCGGTCGGTTGAGAATGTTGCCGGCATGGAAATCACCGTGGATGCGGATCATTTCGAGATCCTCGAAGCGAGGGGCCAGGGCGTCGATGATGCGGTCGCAGATGTCCCGGTACGTATCCCGATAGGTCGGTGTCACCGCCTCCGCCGCCAGATACCTCGCATAGGCAGCCGTGGTGGTCCCGGGCAGGAGGACCTGCCTCTCGGGAGCCGGCCGCTTCTGCCCGGCATTGTGAAGCCGCCCCAGCAGCACCCCCACCCGTCGCCAGCTCTCCTCATCCTCGATATCGAACCGACGCCCCGCCTTTTTGGGAAAGACCGCAAAGGAGATCCTTCCCAGATGGGCCAGGGTCCGGCCGTTTTGAAGGGATATTGGGCAGACCACGGGAATGTCGATCTCGGCACAGTCGGCCAGAAAGTCGTGTTCGTCCTGGAGAGCGCCGGGGGACCATCGGCCCGGCCGATAGAATTTCGCGATATAGGGGGTCCCGTCCTCTGCCTGGACCTCGTAGACACGGTTGATATAACTCCTGAAGGGTCGCGCCAGGGCCGTCAATTCCGTGCCGATGGCGGCCTCGAGGGCCGGCAGAAATCGATGGGGCGTCAAATCTGAAAAACTGTCCATAAGCTGTAAAGTTCTTTCCTGAATTGGGTCCACGCGCCTGCTCTGAGGCCGTGTGCCGTTGCCGATAACCCCAAGGGGATCCGGGTCGCTCCGGGTTCAAATCCAAAAATCGGATGCCATGTTATGATGGAACGCCTCGAAAATCAAGGCGTCGGCGACATCGTTTTGACATCCGCCGCAAGAGGCGCTATGGTAACCCGCAATACCATCGCAGGGGCCTGTCCATCAAGGCGAGCACAGGCTTCATCGTGACAACCGATCGACAGCAGGGAGGATGAATACCCTGGAAACCATCTGATCCGGAGGTTCCCCACCATGAAAACATCATTCGGTCCGAACACCCTTATTTTTCCGACGCCGGTCTGGTGCGTCGGCTCCTACGATACGGACGGACGACCCAACGTCATGACCATCGCCTGGGGCGGTATCTGCTGCTCCAAACCGCCGGCGGTGACCATCTCTCTCAGAAAGTCCCGTTACACCTACGAGAATATCGTGCGAACCGGCGCCTACACCCTCAGCGTACCTGGAGAACACCATGCGGCCGCGGCGGATTTTTTCGGCATGGCCTCCGGCCGGAAAACCGACAAGTTCAAAGCGGCAGGCCTCACGGCCGTAAAGTCCGACGTCGTGAACGCGCCCTACGTGGCGGAGTTCCCGATGGTTCTTGAGTGCAGGGTGATCCATACCTTCGACATCGGCGCCCACACCCAGTTCGTGGGGGAAATCCTGGACGTCAAGGTGGATGCATCGGCGTTGAACGCCGACGGAAAGCCCGACATCGAAAAAATCCGTCCACTGGTCTTCAGCCCCGAAGTGAGTCTTTACCACACAGTGGGGCGGCAGATCGGCAAGGCTTTCGGCATCGGCAAACCCCTCATGCCCGATCGGGATTAGCTGTTCCGCCGGCAGACGAGGGATCGGAATGCACACCACGGCGTCGGCGGTATTGACTTGGACGACGAAGCTCATTAAGGTAAATTTCAATATTCGATTTTTGGTGATGTTTACCGGAAAGCGGCTGAGGCCGGCTGAAAGGGGATAAACGCCCCGCAAGCGCCCGCCTTCAATCCGCCTCAGCTCCTGATGCAACTGCGTGGGCGTGGGCCGCCTTTCCGGCACCACCGCCCCATTAACATCGAACGTCGAGTAAATCTTCTGAACGCATACCGGCTCGGCCGCACGCGATGTCGCACCAACCGCGGAGACATCTTCACTTTTATGAAATACAATGCCCTCATCACCCGTTACGTCCTGAAGGAGATGTTCCCGCCCTTTGCCGTCAACGTCCTGTTTTTCATGTTCGTATTTCTTCTGACCGAGATCCTCGACATCACCGATATGATCGTCAACTATAAGGTGGGCCTGTGGGCGGTACTGAGGATACTCGCCTACTCCATGCCCTATTTCCTCATCTTTATCCTTCCCATGTCGGTAATGATGGCCGTCCTTCTGACCTTTCTCCGTATGTCCGGAGACAACGAAATCATCGCCCTCAAATCAAGCGGCATCGGCATATACCAGCTGCTGCCGGCCGTCTTCGCCTTTTGTCTGGCGGGATCGATTATCACCGGCCTCATGACCGTCTACGGACAACCCTGGAGCCGCACCGCCCTGAAGACGCTCACTATCGAGATCGCCAAATCCAATGTCGATATCGGCCTCAAGGAGCGGACCTTCAACAACGCCTTCAAGGGCGTCATGCTCTACGTCAACGAGATCGACCTGAAAAGAAAGGAACTCATCGACGTCTTCATCCAGGACGAACGCAACCCGGACACCGCAGTCACGGTGGTCGCTCCGCTGGGGAAAATGGGCAGCGATCCCGACAATCTTCTCTTCCACATGCGGCTCCACAACGGCACCATCAACCAGGTGGATCTCCGGAAAAAATCCGTCAACACCGTTCACTTCGACACCTACGACATCCAACTCGACCTCAAGCAGGCCATGGAGAACATCTCCGACGAACCCAAAAACGAGCGCGAAATGCACCTCACCGAATTGTGGGCGTATCTGCAAGCCGCCTCGTCAAAAGATGTCCGCTACTACCGATGCCTGATAGAACTCCACAAGAAGTTTTCCATTCCCGTCGCCTGCTTCGCCTTGGGCATTCTGGCAATTCCCTTGGGGGTCCAGTCCAAATCCGCCCGCAAATCCTTCGGGTTCGCCCTGGGCTTCCTTCTCTTCCTGGGTTATTATCTTCTGCTTTCCGCCGGTATGGTCTTCGGCGAAACCGGCGCCTATCCGCCGGCTATCGGCATGTGGCTCCCCAATATCGTCACCGGCGGGTTCGGCGGGTACCTGCTGGCCAGAACCGTGAAGGGGCGTCCCATCTACATTGACCTTCTCCCCCAAATCTTCGCATGGCTGCGAAAGGCATGATACTCTATAATATCGTTCTCGGCCTCGGGGCTTTTTGCGGACTCCCGCTGGCCCTGCCCCTGGCGCTTTGCTCCGGGAAGCGGCGGGCCACCGCTCTGGAGCGCCTGGGGTTGCGGGGACTGCCGCCGACACCGGAAAAAAGCGGTTCCGGCCGGAGGCGGATCTGGATCCACGCGCTTTCCGTGGGAGAGGTGACATCGGCCGTCCCGCTGGCGATGTGCCTCCGAAACCGATTCCCCGACCACGACATCTTTTTCTCGGCCTCGACCCGAACAGGATTTTTAACGGCCCGGCGCCTCCTGGACGGTATTGTCCAGGCTCTTTTCTTTTTTCCCTACGATCTCCCCTTTTCGGTCTCCAGGCTGGTCCGCCGGGTCTCTCCGGATGTCATGGTGATCGTCGAGACGGATCTCTGGCCCAATTTCCTGGAACAGATGCACAGACGCGCCGTTCCGGTGTTTCTCGTCAACGCCCGGATCTCCAGTCGTTCCTGCGCGGGATACCGGCGGCTGTCGTTCCTCACCCGCCCGATGTTCCGCGCCCTTACGAAAATCGGGGTACCGTCGGCGGAGGACGGTCTCCGATGGACGGCGCTGGGGGTATCGCCCGAGCGCATTATCCGGACGGGAAACATCAAGTTCGATCAGCCCATCCCCGACATCCCCGAAACCGAACGGCAACGGATGCGACGAGCCCTGAAGATCGCTCCGGAAAGGCGCATCGTGGTGGCCGGATCGACCCACGACGGAGAGG harbors:
- a CDS encoding flavin reductase family protein, giving the protein MKTSFGPNTLIFPTPVWCVGSYDTDGRPNVMTIAWGGICCSKPPAVTISLRKSRYTYENIVRTGAYTLSVPGEHHAAAADFFGMASGRKTDKFKAAGLTAVKSDVVNAPYVAEFPMVLECRVIHTFDIGAHTQFVGEILDVKVDASALNADGKPDIEKIRPLVFSPEVSLYHTVGRQIGKAFGIGKPLMPDRD
- a CDS encoding cation:proton antiporter, encoding MITSQQTALLLVVLAILIVPGISRILRVPSMVVEIIFGVILGKSVLKLEFTGEWLPFLAHLGFLLLMFRAGMEIDFTMLKRQSRGQLMFQVLFFMVTLGLATLAATLLSRGFFVALMLSTTSLGLVMPTLRETGMSRTPMGQDILIAATLADFMTLFGITFYVLYIRQGIDWRFFLPIPLFLGFGILLRIGRVWVWWHPAGAERILGIQEDAQEIGVRLSMALLFLFVALSELAHLEPVLGAFLGGSLLAYIFREKPLLETKLSAMGFGFLIPVFFIHVGMQFDLTHIMKPEMILFSLKLLGAAVTVKMAPAALLLFRGRKPREVFQAGVLLSSRLSLIIAAAAIGVENNLIKPEIKDAVVFMALVTCFLGPTLFKLITPTVGSGGPNDVVK
- the lptF gene encoding LPS export ABC transporter permease LptF is translated as MKYNALITRYVLKEMFPPFAVNVLFFMFVFLLTEILDITDMIVNYKVGLWAVLRILAYSMPYFLIFILPMSVMMAVLLTFLRMSGDNEIIALKSSGIGIYQLLPAVFAFCLAGSIITGLMTVYGQPWSRTALKTLTIEIAKSNVDIGLKERTFNNAFKGVMLYVNEIDLKRKELIDVFIQDERNPDTAVTVVAPLGKMGSDPDNLLFHMRLHNGTINQVDLRKKSVNTVHFDTYDIQLDLKQAMENISDEPKNEREMHLTELWAYLQAASSKDVRYYRCLIELHKKFSIPVACFALGILAIPLGVQSKSARKSFGFALGFLLFLGYYLLLSAGMVFGETGAYPPAIGMWLPNIVTGGFGGYLLARTVKGRPIYIDLLPQIFAWLRKA
- a CDS encoding serine/threonine protein kinase, with protein sequence MDSFSDLTPHRFLPALEAAIGTELTALARPFRSYINRVYEVQAEDGTPYIAKFYRPGRWSPGALQDEHDFLADCAEIDIPVVCPISLQNGRTLAHLGRISFAVFPKKAGRRFDIEDEESWRRVGVLLGRLHNAGQKRPAPERQVLLPGTTTAAYARYLAAEAVTPTYRDTYRDICDRIIDALAPRFEDLEMIRIHGDFHAGNILNRPDDGLMVIDFDDMMNGVPVQDFWLLLPDRYPASDRFLQLLLSGYRRFRDADHRWAFLIEGLRAMRMIYFTAWCAMQRADARFQAEYPDWGGDRFWAQEIGDLRAQYAFMMAALSP
- a CDS encoding 3-deoxy-D-manno-octulosonic acid transferase, producing MILYNIVLGLGAFCGLPLALPLALCSGKRRATALERLGLRGLPPTPEKSGSGRRRIWIHALSVGEVTSAVPLAMCLRNRFPDHDIFFSASTRTGFLTARRLLDGIVQALFFFPYDLPFSVSRLVRRVSPDVMVIVETDLWPNFLEQMHRRAVPVFLVNARISSRSCAGYRRLSFLTRPMFRALTKIGVPSAEDGLRWTALGVSPERIIRTGNIKFDQPIPDIPETERQRMRRALKIAPERRIVVAGSTHDGEEQVLKTAFLRLKAVYPDLCLISAPRDPDRAGRVRRIFASAGIETETLSQLENGGDKRLDVVVIDRIGLLKRLYALAEAAVVGGSLVNRGGHNPLEPAAVGVPVLFGPYMSDFREIADLLIAGGGALEIPDPMRLAEVLQALLEDRTRRADMGQAARETVLVNRGAVDRTAALITEGITA